One window from the genome of Magnolia sinica isolate HGM2019 chromosome 4, MsV1, whole genome shotgun sequence encodes:
- the LOC131243640 gene encoding THO complex subunit 4A-like, translating to MSSALDMSLDDLIKNNKRSGGNSSNSRGRGRGSGPGPARRTPNRSANRSTPYSMGKLVQAPESAWQHDMYADQVAASAVPAVRASAIETGTKLYISNLDYGVSNEDIKELFSEVGDLKRYSIHYDRSGRSKGTAEVVFSRRADAAAAFKRYNNVQLDGKPMKIEIVGTNIVTPAAIPQVANGSSGNPTSIARSGLQGRGVSMGRPRGGGGGGRGFSRGGRGQGRGRGEQKTAEDLDAELEKYHAEGMQIN from the exons ATGTCCAGCGCCTTGGACATGTCCCTCGACGATCTCATAAAAAACAATAAGAGATCTGGAGGAAATTCCAGCAATTCCAGGGGCAGGGGAAGAGGATCCGGTCCAGGGCCGGCCCGCCGCACCCCGAACCGGTCGGCGAACCGGTCTACACCATATTCTATGGGAAAG CTGGTTCAAGCACCGGAATCGGCATGGCAGCATGATATGTATGCAGATCAGGTGGCAGCTTCTGCGGTGCCGGCTGTTAGAGCGTCTGCGATCGAGACGGGCACTAAACTATATATCTCGAACTTGGACTACGGTGTCTCGAACGAGGACATAAAG GAGCTCTTTTCAGAAGTTGGTGACCTGAAACGATACTCGATCCATTATGATAGGAGTGGAAGATCAAAG GGAACGGCAGAAGTTGTCTTTTCACGGAGAGCTGATGCTGCAGCAGCCTTTAAGAGATACAACAATGTGCAGCTTGATGGAAAGCCAATGAAAATAGAGATTGTTGGAACAAATATTGTAACCCCTGCTGCTATCCCTCAGGTTGCAAATGGCTCATCTGGAAATCCTACCAGCATTGCTAGAAG TGGTTTGCAGGGAAGAGGAGTCTCTATGGGACGGCCTCGAGGTGGTGGAGGGGGTGGGCGTGGATTCAGTAGAGGGGGCCGAGGACAGGGAAGGGGCCGTGGTGAGCAGAAGACTGCAGAAGATCTCGACGCTGAGCTGGAGAAGTACCATGCAGAAGGAATGCAAATCAACTGA